Proteins from a genomic interval of Caldicellulosiruptor diazotrophicus:
- a CDS encoding CatB-related O-acetyltransferase — MDIKVLLPRFIKLKIKQIYFYKKYGAKIYSVNVDIKCKLSKNTMVYKDVHIGKDVIIGDYTYVNCGSVIESGIIGKYCSIGPSVKIEISEHPYHLVSTHPFLYERKLKFISDSEIISKLEINKEVPIIGNDVWIGANAIILRGVKIGDGAVIGAGAVVTKDVEPYSIVGGVPARLIKWRFPPEIREKLLRINWWDWPEERIKENIHMFYDVEAFCACFSI; from the coding sequence ATGGATATTAAAGTTTTGCTACCAAGATTTATAAAGCTGAAGATTAAACAAATTTATTTTTATAAAAAATATGGTGCAAAAATTTATTCAGTGAATGTTGACATAAAATGCAAATTATCGAAAAATACAATGGTTTATAAAGATGTACATATAGGTAAGGATGTTATTATTGGTGATTATACGTATGTAAATTGTGGTTCTGTTATAGAAAGTGGTATAATTGGAAAGTATTGCTCTATTGGTCCCAGTGTAAAAATAGAGATCTCAGAGCATCCATATCATTTGGTTTCGACACACCCATTTTTGTACGAAAGAAAGTTAAAATTTATTTCAGATTCAGAAATTATTAGCAAATTGGAAATAAATAAGGAAGTACCCATTATTGGTAATGATGTTTGGATAGGGGCAAACGCAATTATTTTGAGAGGTGTAAAAATTGGAGATGGCGCTGTGATAGGAGCAGGAGCTGTAGTAACTAAAGATGTGGAACCTTATTCGATTGTTGGCGGTGTTCCTGCGCGACTAATCAAGTGGAGGTTTCCGCCAGAGATTAGAGAAAAGCTCCTAAGAATAAATTGGTGGGATTGGCCTGAAGAGAGAATAAAAGAAAATATTCACATGTTTTATGATGTTGAAGCTTTTTGTGCATGTTTTAGCATATAA
- a CDS encoding VanZ family protein — MSNRTISLISWATVILWLLIIFFLSSQPGTKSNDFSKSVTKHIIKATQKVIVPNSYIKSRKNIITKLNNLVKKYAHVVMYLVLGILVINAFVVSGIRGCKAIIFSLIFCLFYAASDEIHQLFVPGRGAKATDVLIDGIGALIGIGIYKFIFKIYYTVKTKSSPKQL; from the coding sequence ATGAGTAATAGAACAATTTCTCTAATATCATGGGCAACCGTAATCTTATGGTTGCTTATTATCTTTTTCCTATCCTCTCAGCCAGGGACAAAGTCTAATGACTTTAGCAAAAGTGTGACAAAGCACATTATTAAAGCAACACAAAAGGTGATTGTACCGAATAGTTACATAAAGTCAAGAAAAAATATAATAACTAAACTCAACAATCTTGTAAAAAAATATGCCCATGTAGTAATGTACTTAGTGTTGGGCATATTGGTTATTAACGCATTTGTAGTAAGTGGAATTAGGGGCTGCAAAGCAATTATTTTTTCTTTAATATTTTGCCTCTTTTATGCCGCAAGTGACGAAATACACCAGTTATTTGTTCCAGGCAGAGGGGCAAAAGCAACTGATGTGTTGATTGATGGTATTGGTGCTTTAATAGGAATTGGGATTTATAAATTCATCTTCAAAATATATTACACAGTAAAAACAAAATCTTCACCAAAACAATTATAA
- a CDS encoding DUF3794 domain-containing protein: MLKNFISIEGVANVSEFPTLTTLDRYNQFEVEEQVTIPAEKPEMEQIVSVMVEASIKNYYAIATPTGLKVIIEGELKQKITYVANEPTQSIHSAMFITGFCNFIDIPLNLPTGQNVLNILQTLGITLDDVVSAPPNIIIEDFSISQIDTRKAKKCTILFAWVRVNALLATYLPT; encoded by the coding sequence ATGCTCAAAAACTTTATCAGTATCGAAGGGGTTGCAAATGTATCTGAGTTTCCCACACTTACAACTCTTGACAGATACAACCAGTTTGAGGTAGAGGAACAAGTTACAATACCTGCAGAAAAGCCTGAGATGGAGCAAATTGTCTCTGTTATGGTAGAGGCAAGTATAAAAAACTACTATGCAATTGCAACACCAACCGGGCTAAAAGTAATTATCGAAGGTGAACTTAAGCAAAAGATAACATATGTTGCAAATGAGCCAACACAGTCTATTCACTCAGCAATGTTTATAACAGGCTTTTGCAACTTTATAGATATACCACTCAATCTTCCAACTGGTCAGAATGTGCTAAACATTTTACAAACCCTTGGAATTACCTTGGATGATGTAGTCAGCGCACCACCAAATATTATTATAGAAGACTTTTCTATATCCCAGATTGACACAAGAAAAGCCAAAAAATGTACAATACTTTTTGCATGGGTAAGAGTAAACGCGCTATTGGCAACCTACTTGCCAACTTAG